One window of Thermocoleostomius sinensis A174 genomic DNA carries:
- a CDS encoding DUF4174 domain-containing protein translates to MSLSSSNRLRQQFGVQSDEFRIILIGKDGTVKRSEASPVAVSSVFTQIDAMPMRQQEMQQRNQL, encoded by the coding sequence ATGAGTCTATCCTCTTCCAATCGATTGCGCCAACAGTTTGGAGTGCAGTCGGATGAGTTTAGGATAATCTTAATTGGTAAAGATGGCACGGTGAAACGATCGGAAGCCAGCCCGGTAGCGGTGAGTTCCGTGTTTACCCAAATTGATGCCATGCCCATGCGTCAACAGGAAATGCAACAACGAAATCAACTCTAA
- a CDS encoding response regulator: MRILLVEDDEILGDILTQALSEHRYLVEVAEDGQLGWQYAQNSVYDLLIIDVGLPRLDGITLCQRLRGEACSTPILLMTAKDAPEERIRGLDAGADDYLTKPLDMGELQARVRALLRRGDVSPTSVLTVGSLQLDPVSCEVTHDGRPLKLTPKEYSLLELFLRNPSRVFSRGQIVEHLWSFDDPPLEESVKAHVKGLRRKLKEVGAADWVENVYGLGYRLIPKAPPMTVANVPVPTDTPTKPIVETPIALDSQSQSTEAAFNQAMAQLWQQYQGLMMERLQVLQTAARAMSMGMLTAETRQAASKAAHKLAGVLGMFGQDQGTQLARELETQLESANVEPSTNVPALVEQLAALLQIGVLSSHLDKASAPSDLPPRLLWVGSNRQLGLELQSLTQSAGLGWHIVETIAAGADWLTAHTPDLVVLQVDEFNLLADSLPLLNQLSARTPAIPSLVITDSDELSDRIQMAAAGIAGILTAPVTATHVWDMASQMLQQHHTHTVNLLAVDDDPLLLEALRAIVEPWGMRLFTLTDPTQFWNVLHATKPDLLILDVEMPEFNGIELCQAVRTDPQWQDLPIVFLTAHREPETVRQVFMAGADDYVTKPILGAELLTRLTNRLERNQLLQRLSRRDSKTGLANQPHSQQQLEQLLCNADRTPVCLVVLTLTDLPQINHRYGHWMGHQILKRWGEVLRASLYSGEVSGYWDYGQFVIGLPRLNQTEAIDRLSPVFTLLRRQIFTAQGDRFQVNYTIGLAEFPADGVSVQTLYQIACQPNA, from the coding sequence ATGCGCATTTTACTAGTAGAAGATGATGAAATTTTAGGAGACATCTTGACGCAAGCCCTCAGTGAACACCGCTATCTAGTAGAAGTGGCAGAGGATGGTCAACTGGGGTGGCAATATGCCCAAAATAGCGTATATGATTTATTGATCATCGATGTTGGGTTGCCTCGACTAGATGGTATTACGCTGTGTCAACGGTTGCGCGGAGAAGCTTGCTCAACCCCTATTTTGCTGATGACTGCCAAAGATGCTCCAGAAGAACGCATTCGGGGGTTAGATGCTGGGGCCGATGATTATTTAACCAAACCGCTGGATATGGGTGAACTTCAGGCCAGAGTGCGGGCCCTGTTACGACGAGGAGATGTATCACCAACTTCGGTTTTAACGGTAGGGTCGTTGCAATTAGATCCAGTCAGTTGTGAAGTGACGCACGATGGGCGACCGCTGAAACTGACGCCAAAAGAATATAGCTTGCTGGAATTGTTTTTGCGGAATCCGTCCCGCGTGTTCAGTCGGGGACAAATTGTCGAGCACCTCTGGTCTTTTGATGATCCACCGCTGGAAGAAAGCGTTAAGGCGCATGTCAAAGGGTTGCGGCGCAAGTTGAAAGAGGTAGGGGCTGCCGATTGGGTTGAAAACGTCTATGGACTCGGATATCGGCTCATCCCTAAAGCCCCCCCTATGACCGTGGCAAACGTGCCTGTACCGACTGATACACCAACAAAACCGATTGTCGAGACCCCGATCGCTCTGGATTCTCAGTCGCAATCAACCGAAGCGGCTTTCAATCAAGCGATGGCCCAATTATGGCAGCAGTACCAAGGGTTGATGATGGAGCGACTACAGGTGTTGCAAACAGCGGCCCGTGCCATGTCGATGGGAATGCTCACAGCCGAAACCAGACAAGCCGCAAGCAAGGCCGCTCACAAGCTGGCTGGAGTCTTGGGCATGTTTGGGCAAGACCAAGGCACGCAACTAGCTCGCGAACTTGAAACCCAACTAGAGTCTGCAAATGTGGAACCATCTACCAACGTGCCAGCGTTAGTTGAACAGCTTGCGGCTCTGTTGCAGATCGGAGTTTTGTCCTCTCACTTAGACAAAGCATCAGCCCCCAGTGACTTGCCGCCACGGTTACTGTGGGTGGGGAGCAATCGTCAGCTTGGTTTAGAGTTGCAATCGCTGACGCAATCGGCTGGGTTGGGTTGGCACATCGTCGAGACGATCGCCGCAGGCGCAGATTGGTTAACGGCTCACACACCTGACTTGGTTGTGCTACAAGTGGACGAATTCAATTTGTTAGCCGACAGCTTACCGTTGTTAAACCAGTTGTCGGCACGTACTCCGGCGATTCCGTCCCTAGTGATTACCGACTCCGACGAGTTGAGCGATCGAATTCAGATGGCTGCGGCTGGAATTGCAGGTATCCTCACCGCTCCAGTGACTGCCACCCACGTATGGGACATGGCCAGCCAAATGTTGCAGCAACACCACACCCACACTGTAAACCTGCTAGCGGTGGATGATGATCCGCTCTTGCTAGAGGCGCTGCGGGCAATTGTGGAACCGTGGGGGATGCGCCTGTTCACCCTCACTGATCCGACACAGTTTTGGAACGTATTGCACGCCACCAAGCCAGATTTGCTGATTCTGGATGTGGAAATGCCCGAATTCAATGGCATTGAACTGTGCCAAGCCGTGCGTACTGATCCACAGTGGCAAGATTTGCCGATCGTGTTTTTGACCGCTCATCGTGAACCCGAAACTGTGCGGCAGGTTTTCATGGCTGGAGCCGATGATTATGTCACCAAGCCAATTCTGGGGGCTGAACTGTTGACCCGTCTCACCAATCGACTAGAACGCAACCAACTATTGCAACGGCTCTCTCGTCGCGATTCCAAGACAGGCTTGGCGAACCAACCCCACTCTCAGCAACAGCTAGAGCAATTACTGTGCAACGCCGATCGCACTCCTGTTTGCTTGGTGGTGCTTACTCTCACTGATCTGCCCCAGATCAATCATCGCTATGGTCATTGGATGGGACATCAAATCTTGAAACGCTGGGGCGAGGTGCTACGGGCTTCTCTATATAGCGGGGAAGTGTCGGGCTATTGGGATTATGGACAGTTTGTCATCGGCTTGCCCAGGCTCAATCAAACGGAAGCGATCGATCGTCTCTCTCCAGTGTTTACTTTGCTGCGTCGCCAAATCTTCACGGCTCAAGGCGATCGATTTCAGGTGAATTATACAATTGGGTTGGCTGAGTTTCCGGCGGATGGTGTCAGCGTGCAGACGCTATATCAAATCGCTTGCCAGCCCAACGCCTAG
- a CDS encoding sirohydrochlorin chelatase, which yields MSISIEHSEFSTSLIQISPSAIDRPIPPPSLSPLPLQRPLLLVGHGSRDADGRQGLLDFASAYQALDRSRPVIPCFLELTEPSIQQGVDQCIEMGYTDLSVLPILLFAARHNKFDVTNELDRARQRHPQLTFHYGRHFGITPGILDLWRLRLAELDQPQWNPTGISRSDTVLLFVGRGSSDPDANGDVYKLARMLWEGSEYHTVETCFIGITHPRLEEGFRRSRLYTPKRIIVLPHFLFTGTLVKKIFHITAQQQEQYPNLSLVCLPEIGLHPELFQILRDREIETQLGQVQMNCEMCKFRLAAKSSDRHNHGHNHDHNHGHSHDDCNDDHDHAHGAIDPYAEPNQYHQRIWQVP from the coding sequence ATGTCTATTTCTATTGAACATTCAGAGTTTTCTACTAGTCTCATTCAAATTTCTCCATCGGCGATCGATCGCCCTATCCCTCCGCCATCCCTGTCGCCACTACCCCTGCAACGTCCATTACTGCTGGTGGGGCATGGGAGCCGCGATGCCGACGGTCGTCAAGGCTTGCTAGATTTTGCCAGCGCCTATCAAGCCCTCGATCGATCGCGCCCAGTGATTCCGTGTTTTTTGGAACTGACCGAACCCTCCATTCAGCAAGGCGTGGATCAGTGTATAGAGATGGGATACACCGACCTGTCAGTATTGCCAATTCTGCTGTTTGCCGCTCGCCACAATAAGTTTGATGTCACGAATGAACTCGATCGCGCTCGTCAGCGTCATCCCCAACTGACATTCCACTATGGTCGTCATTTTGGTATCACACCTGGCATTTTAGATCTATGGCGATTGCGCCTAGCTGAACTCGATCAACCACAATGGAACCCCACTGGAATTTCGCGATCAGACACGGTGTTGCTGTTTGTGGGACGTGGCTCCAGCGATCCAGATGCGAATGGCGATGTTTATAAACTGGCGCGGATGTTGTGGGAAGGCAGCGAGTATCATACTGTTGAAACGTGCTTCATTGGCATCACCCATCCCCGATTGGAAGAAGGGTTCCGACGATCGCGGCTCTATACTCCCAAGCGCATCATTGTTCTGCCGCACTTTTTGTTTACTGGGACACTAGTCAAAAAAATCTTTCATATCACCGCCCAACAACAAGAACAGTATCCCAATCTGTCCCTTGTTTGCCTACCCGAAATTGGGTTGCATCCTGAACTGTTTCAAATTCTGCGCGATCGAGAAATTGAAACCCAACTGGGACAGGTACAGATGAATTGTGAGATGTGTAAATTTCGACTTGCAGCGAAATCATCAGATCGTCACAATCATGGACATAATCATGATCATAATCATGGTCATAGCCATGATGATTGTAATGATGATCATGATCACGCGCATGGAGCGATCGATCCCTACGCTGAACCCAATCAGTATCATCAGCGCATTTGGCAAGTACCATAG
- the sipA gene encoding regulatory protein SipA, with translation MEELAVGDRVRVVSLPPYVKTAEPMPMLRPPNVIQVGEEGVIVDRRPGGWGVRFSRGMFLMDEQYLEVIKDEA, from the coding sequence ATGGAAGAATTGGCTGTTGGCGATCGCGTCCGAGTTGTGTCTCTCCCTCCCTATGTCAAAACGGCAGAACCGATGCCGATGCTGCGACCACCGAATGTCATTCAAGTGGGTGAAGAAGGGGTAATCGTTGATCGGCGTCCTGGTGGGTGGGGCGTTCGCTTTAGTCGAGGCATGTTTTTGATGGACGAACAGTATCTAGAAGTCATTAAAGATGAGGCGTGA
- a CDS encoding metallophosphoesterase family protein, with the protein MARFLHIADVHLGFDRYDNKQRTQDFFYAFRDVLSKYAIDEQVDFVIIAGDLFEHRNIQPATLNQAQGCLDMLREAGIPVLAIEGNHDNRPYGTKTSWLRYLADWGLLKLLEPGNVSEGEPLYSPWSEVDRRGGYIDLECGVRVLGSVWYGASAPRAIEQIAAAIPSLPPAAGPTILLFHHGVEGQIARYQGALRYSELLPLKQAGVDYLALGHIHKSYEVEGWIFNPGSTEANSIEEASFTRGAYLIEITESGIQADLKQNYYQRAIVRLMMTACGEESVEEIEQQAIERVQQAIQQGVINTQQQPIVELRIEGHVGFDRMELDVRQLQQQLHELSHALIFLLKFNAESNTFVSPVADDANRLQIEQDVFLDLLTANATYKKRAMPLAQGLIDLKEQQLNGRSDLELYEFVQTLLNTETEA; encoded by the coding sequence AGACGTGCATTTGGGGTTTGATCGCTATGACAATAAGCAACGCACCCAGGACTTTTTCTATGCCTTTCGCGATGTCCTGAGCAAGTATGCGATCGACGAACAGGTAGATTTTGTCATCATTGCCGGTGATTTATTTGAGCACCGTAACATTCAACCTGCGACGCTGAATCAGGCTCAAGGATGTTTGGATATGCTGCGGGAGGCGGGCATTCCTGTGTTGGCGATCGAAGGCAATCACGATAATCGTCCCTATGGTACAAAAACCAGCTGGCTGCGCTATCTGGCGGATTGGGGGTTGCTAAAGCTCTTAGAGCCGGGCAATGTGTCCGAAGGGGAACCGCTTTATTCTCCTTGGTCAGAAGTCGATCGACGGGGCGGTTACATTGATCTCGAGTGTGGCGTGCGTGTGCTGGGGTCGGTGTGGTACGGGGCGTCTGCCCCCAGGGCGATCGAACAAATTGCAGCCGCTATTCCTAGCTTACCGCCTGCCGCTGGGCCTACCATCTTATTGTTTCATCACGGTGTGGAAGGACAAATTGCTCGCTATCAAGGAGCTTTGCGCTACAGCGAATTGTTGCCCCTTAAACAAGCAGGGGTTGATTATTTAGCACTAGGGCACATTCACAAAAGTTATGAAGTTGAGGGATGGATTTTTAACCCGGGTTCTACCGAGGCTAACAGCATTGAAGAAGCCAGTTTTACCCGTGGAGCTTACTTGATTGAGATCACGGAATCGGGAATTCAAGCAGACCTCAAACAGAACTATTATCAACGAGCGATCGTGCGTTTAATGATGACAGCCTGTGGTGAAGAAAGTGTAGAAGAAATTGAACAACAGGCGATTGAACGAGTGCAACAAGCCATACAGCAAGGGGTAATTAATACCCAACAGCAACCGATCGTTGAACTGCGCATTGAAGGACATGTCGGCTTCGATCGAATGGAACTAGATGTGCGACAGTTGCAGCAACAGCTTCATGAACTGAGTCATGCGCTAATTTTTCTGCTAAAATTCAACGCTGAATCGAACACCTTTGTCTCACCCGTCGCTGACGATGCCAATCGATTGCAGATTGAACAAGATGTGTTTTTGGACTTGCTCACAGCTAATGCTACCTACAAAAAAAGGGCTATGCCCTTGGCGCAAGGTTTGATTGATCTGAAAGAACAGCAATTAAATGGACGATCGGATTTGGAACTGTATGAATTTGTGCAAACCTTGTTGAATACCGAAACTGAAGCATAG